A window from Bufo bufo chromosome 1, aBufBuf1.1, whole genome shotgun sequence encodes these proteins:
- the LOC120987867 gene encoding olfactory receptor 1G1-like: MLEEITNGTSEPTFYVFAFSTSETERITIVTAVLLIYLLILSGNLLIISLICLELQLHTSMYFFLCNLSTLDILYVSTTLPKLIYISHTSDHVMSYTGCLAQLYLYLFFCDTECFLLTAMAIDRYVAICFPLHYSLIMSKQVCVLLAIPAWFMASVNASLLTCYAHNLTFYGLIEVKNFFCDIKALLNASISDTTSLRKFIIVDAMFVGVFPSCLILASYVCIIHTVLKIKSSHGRWKMFSSCTSHITIVVVYFGSAISLYLTNSLEQDLVLSMMFITLVPMLNPLVYSLRNKDIIRTLKQIIHAKKTCPL, encoded by the coding sequence ATGCTTGAAGAAATAACCAATGGCACCTCAGAGCCCACGTTCTACGTCTTTGCTTTCTCTACATCTGAAACTGAAAGGATAACAATTGTAACAGCAGTTTTGCTGATTTATCTTCTTATTCTTAGTGGAAACCTCCTCATCATTTCATTGATATGTCTTGAGCTCCAGCTACACACGTCCATGTACTTCTTCCTGTGCAATCTGTCCACATTGGACATCTTGTATGTGTCCACAACACTTCCTAAGCTGATCTACATATCTCACACCAGTGACCATGTTATGTCATATACtggttgcttagctcagttatatttgTATCTATTTTTTTGTGATACAGAGTGCTTTTTGTTGACAGCCATGGCGATTGACCGCTATGTAGCAATTTGCTTCCCTTTACATTACTCTCTCATAATGAGTAAACAGGTTTGTGTGTTACTGGCAATTCCTGCATGGTTTATGGCCTCTGTCAATGCCTCCCTTCTCACCTGTTATGCTCATAACTTGACATTCTATGGTTTAATAGAAGTTAAAAACTTCTTCTGTGACATTAAAGCCCTGCTTAATGCTTCCATTAGTGACACTACTTCTTTGAGGAAATTTATTATTGTGGATGCAATGTTTGTTGGGGTTTTTCCCTCTTGTTTGATCTTGGCATCCTATGTCTGTATCATTCACACAGTCTTAAAAATTAAGTCTTCCCATGGAAGATGGAAGATGTTCTCAAGCTGCACTTCCCATATAACAATAGTGGTTGTGTACTTTGGTTCTGCCATATCATTGTACTTGACAAATTCTCTAGAACAAGATCTTGTTCTCTCAATGATGTTTATTACTTTGGTCCCGATGTTAAACCCTCTAGTATACAGCTTGAGGAATAAAGACATCATAAGGACGCTTAAACaaataatacatgcaaaaaaaacATGCCCactataa